Proteins from one Shewanella pealeana ATCC 700345 genomic window:
- a CDS encoding chorismate--pyruvate lyase family protein, whose product MTRLSFPYGESIEWFSPEQISNLPAPPLKDWLLSTCSLTQKLKKQCAHFEVKILGEDTLSLQPEDSFGSETIWVREVLLILDGTPWIFARTLIPGRLLEKKQQEFLGLGVRPLGELLYSTDAFIPGRIEVAHFEACCKIAKLAESLQQDVTQPLWGRRRYFQYDNEQLIVSEVFLPAAQQAIAKL is encoded by the coding sequence ATGACTAGGTTAAGCTTCCCTTATGGTGAATCAATCGAATGGTTTTCGCCAGAACAAATCTCCAATTTACCTGCGCCACCTCTTAAGGACTGGCTGCTCAGCACATGTAGCTTAACCCAAAAGCTAAAGAAGCAATGCGCTCACTTTGAAGTAAAAATTCTTGGAGAAGATACCCTCTCTTTGCAACCTGAAGACTCATTTGGCAGTGAAACTATCTGGGTTAGAGAGGTCTTACTCATTCTAGATGGCACCCCATGGATCTTCGCCAGAACCTTGATCCCTGGGCGTCTGCTAGAAAAGAAGCAGCAGGAGTTTTTAGGTTTAGGCGTTAGGCCCTTGGGCGAACTACTCTATTCGACCGATGCGTTTATTCCCGGGCGAATCGAAGTGGCCCATTTTGAAGCCTGTTGTAAGATAGCTAAACTTGCCGAATCGCTGCAACAAGACGTGACCCAACCGCTATGGGGACGTCGTCGCTATTTCCAGTATGACAACGAGCAATTAATCGTCAGCGAAGTATTTCTGCCCGCCGCTCAGCAAGCCATTGCCAAGCTATAA